In Vigna angularis cultivar LongXiaoDou No.4 chromosome 8, ASM1680809v1, whole genome shotgun sequence, one DNA window encodes the following:
- the LOC108344894 gene encoding 50S ribosomal protein L6, chloroplastic has translation MASSVTSSFRISNLKTVFVGETNKLRVSSVPGAQVGFVRKTVECKESRIGKQRITVPSNVTVNLEGQDIQVKGPLGELALTYPREVLVEREETGTLRVRKAVETRRANQMHGLFRTLTNNLVVGVSQGFEKKLQLVGVGYRAMVEGNDVVLNLGFSHPVKMEIPSGLKVKVEENTRITVSGFDKSEVGQFAASIRKWRPPEPYKGKGVKYADEIVRRKEGKAGKKK, from the exons ATGGCTTCCTCTGTTACTTCCTCTTTTCGTATAAG CAATTTGAAGACTGTTTTCGTGGGTGAGACAAATAAGCTCAGAGTGTCTAGTGTTCCTGGTGCTCAAGTTGGTTTCGTTAGAAAAACTGTAGAATGTAAGGAATCAAGAATTGGGAAGCAACGAATTACAGTGCCATCAAATGTTACGGTCAATTTGGAAGGACAGGATATACAAGTGAAAGGTCCTTTGGGTGAACTTGCATTAACTTATCCTCGAGAAGTGTTGGTTGAGAGGGAAGAGACTGGGACTTTAAGGGTTAGAAAGGCAGTTGAAACCCGAAGAGCCAATCAAATGCATGGGCTTTTTAG GACGCTTACAAACAACCTGGTTGTTGGAGTATCTCAAGGTTTTGAAAAGAAGCTTCAACTTGTTGGTGTCGGTTATCGTGCCATGGTAGAAGGAAACGACGTGGTGCTGAATCTTGGATTTTCTCATCCTGTTAAGATGGAAATCCCTAGCGGCCTCAAAGTGAAAGTGGAAGAAAACACCAGAATCACAGTTAGTGGGTTTGACAAATCTGAGGTTGGCCAGTTTGCTGCTTCTATTAGGAAATGGAGACCCCCAGAACCATACAAAGGAAAGGGTGTCAAATATGCTGATGAAATTGTAAGGAGAAAGGAAGGAAAAGCAGGGAAGAAGAAgtaa